The Cryptococcus decagattii chromosome 1, complete sequence genome includes a region encoding these proteins:
- a CDS encoding tryptophan-tRNA ligase produces the protein MPPPHRLLKALSFSFNLTRRTYATKKPKPTMQTPDQPSKSGAMTPGAIAQQLSMLDLPAPTGLKLSLANLQSSANPESALSPFSDATTDTGDISGPEPEAIVQARHKARSESMSEQLSERLAKMKLPQPERIFGPDEGGSSASREENGGKQGVSADDWEKVKLADEVPEAVKEPKRMTHSRHTSRAEAALPRTPTIPETEEFSAPATVKEQKITPFDVEGGVDASGKELAIDYEKITKRFGATLISQELLERFERLTGQKPHPLLRRGTFYSHRDFNLILDRYEKGQPFYLYTGRGPSSDSMHMGHLVPFMFTAYLQRVFNVPLVIQITDDEKYLLQRDAKKQQELMKKIKAKKPLDLLRYYKKMGQDNIKDIIACGVIPEKTYIFSDLNTVSGVFYENVNLISKTITLSQSRNIFGFSDSDNVGMFHFAAVQATPSFCNSFPQIFGTRDDIPALIPCAIDQDPYFLLTRDSADRLGYKKPALLHAKFLPALQGAGTKMSASKENTAIFMTDDAKKIAKKITSHAFSGGGASKEDHEKYGGNPDVDIAYQYLSFFEEDDAKMEKLASEYRKGTLSTREMKAACIEKLQEVVAEFQKNRAAVTDEVLQYFQDPTRKIDPRPKARGTSEPAPAATSVPGVGAV, from the exons ATGCCCCCACCCCATCGCCTCCTCAAGGCCTTatctttctccttcaaccTCACCCGCCGCACTTACGCGACAAAGAAACCGAAACCCACAATGCAGACCCCAGACCAGCCTTCCAAGTCAGGCGCAATGACTCCAGGCGCTATCGCACAACAGCTCTCCATGCTCGACCTCCCTGCTCCTACAGGCCTCAAACTTTCCCTCGCCAACCTGCAGTCTTCTGCCAATCCCGAATCTgctctttctcccttttccgACGCGACCACCGACACCGGGGATATCTCCGGCCCAGAGCCTGAGGCTATCGTCCAGGCCAGACACAAGGCTCGTTCCGAATCCATGTCTGAACAACTTTCTGAAAGGCTCGCCAAGATGAAGTTGCCTCAACCTGAAAGAATCTTTGGTCCCGACGAAGGCGGAAGTTCTGCTTCCAGAGAGGAAAATGGTGGTAAGCAGGGTGTCAGTGCTGATGACTGGGAAAAGGTCAAGCTTGCGGATGAGGTGCCTGAGGCTGTCAAGGAGCCTAAGAGGATGACTCACTCCAGACATACCAGCAGGGC CGAGGCCGCTCTTCCTAGAACACCTACTATCCCTGAGACTGAGGAGTTTAGTGCACCCGCTACAGTCAAAGAGCAGAAAATTACTCCTTTCGATGTTGAAGGTGGTGTTGATGCTTCTGGAAAGGAGCTTGCCAT TGACTACGAGAAGATTACAAAACGATTTGGTGCTACCCTTATCTCTCAAGAATTGCTCGAGCGATTCGAGAGACTCACTGGTCAGAagcctcatcctctcttgAGACGAGGTACCTTTTATTCTCATCG AGACTTCAACTTGATCCTCGACCGATACGAAAAGGGACAACCCTTCTACCTTTACACTGGTCGAGGACCCAGTAGCGACTCCATGCACATGGGTCACCTTGTCCCCTTCATGTTCACTGC CTATTTGCAACGAGTCTTCAACGTTCCTCTCGTCATCCAGATCACTGACGACGAGAAGTACCTCCTTCAACGAGACGCCAAGAAACAGCAGGAGctcatgaagaagatcaaggctAAGAAACCTCTTGATCTCCTCCGATACTACAAGAAGATGGGCCAAGATAACATTAAGGATATTATTGCTTGTGGTGTTATCCCCGAGAAGACCTATATCTTCTCCGACTTGAACACTGTCAG CGGTGTCTTTTACGAGAACGTCAACCTCATCTCCAAGACTATCACCCTCAGCCAAAGCAGAAACATTTTCGGCTTCAGCGACTCTGATAACGTCGGCATGTTCCACTTTGCCGCCGTTCAAGCTACCCCTTCCTTCTGCAACTCTTTCCCTCAAATCTTTGGTACTCGCGATGACATCCCCGCTTTGATCCCTTGTGCCATCGACCAGGACCCTTAC TTCCTCCTCACTCGAGACTCTGCCGACCGATTGGGCTACAAGAAACCCGCTCTCCTTCATGCTAAATTCCTGCCCGCCCTCCAAGGTGCCGGTACCAAGATGTCCGCCTCCAAGGAGAATACCGCCATCTTCATGACCGATGACGCTAAAAAGATCGCCAAGAAAATCACGTCCCACGCCTTCTCCGGTGGTGGTGCGTCAAAGGAAGACCACGAAAAGTATGGCGGTAACCCTGATGTGGATATCGCGTATCAATACTTGAGTTTCTTTGAGGAGGACGATGCCAAAATGGAGAAGTTGGCGAGTGAGTATAGGAAGGGTACTTTGAGTACTAGAGAGATGAAGGCGGCTTGTATTGAGAAGCTTCAGGAGGTTGTCGCCGAGTTCCAAAAG AACCGAGCCGCTGTTACCGATGAAGTCCTTCAATACTTCCAAGACCCCACTAGAAAGATCGACCCCCGACCAAAGGCCAGGGGGACGTCTGAGCCTGCCCCTGCTGCTACCTCTGTTCCTGGTGTCGGTGCTGTGTAg
- a CDS encoding signal peptidase I, which translates to MFSSEIARMRKLGVQGMLFQTLNLLTVVASGLMMWKGLCLLTNSESPIVVVLSGSMEPAFYRGDILFLTNPADVPYEVGDITVYKVPGSEIPIVHRVIESHITNTTQLLLTKGDNNPGDDIVLYNGLQWIERRHIIGKVRGFLPYVGYVTIAMNDYPQLKYALLGTIGLVMLVQQEQ; encoded by the exons ATGTTCTCCTCCGAGATAGCGCGTATGAGGAAACTGGGCGTTCAGGGG ATGCTTTTCCAAACACTTAACCTCTTAACGGTAGTGGCCTCGGGGCTTATGATGTGGAAAGGTCTCTGTCTGCTTACAAATTCCGAAAGTCCGATCGTCGTTGTCCTCTC AGGATCAATGGAACCAGCGTTTTACAGGGGCGATATCTTGTTCCTCACGAACCCTGCGGATGTACCGTATGAAGTTGGAGATATCACTGTTTATAAAGT CCCAGGAAGTGAGATCCCGATTGTCCATCGAGTGATAGAGTCACACATCAC AAATACGACCCAGCTGCTCCTCACAAAAGGCGATAACAACCCTGGAGACGATATCGTGCTCTATAACGGTCTTCAGTGGATTGAGCGTCGGCATATTATCGGTAAAGTTCGAGG GTTCCTTCCATACGTCGGCTACGTAACGATCGCCATG AACGATTACCCCCAACTCAAGTATGCGCTGCTGGGTACCATCGGCTTGGTCATGCTCGTCCAGCAGGAACAATAA